A single region of the Sphingobium sp. TKS genome encodes:
- a CDS encoding saccharopine dehydrogenase family protein, translated as MSKVLVIGAGGVGSVAVHKMAMNSDIFSHITLASRRIISCEKVAESVKARTGVTIDVAQVDADNVEETIALIEKVQPKLVVNLALPYQDLAIMDACLATKVDYLDTANYEPRDTPKFEYSWQWAYQERFKEAGIMALLGSGFDPGVTSVFASYIKKHLLDRIDTLDILDCNGGDHGQHFATNFNPEINIREVTAPSRHWEGGKWVEGPALKHKQVFDFESVGQKNMYLMYHEELESLAKFYPEIKRIRFWMTFGDAYLKHLEVLQNVGMTRIDPVIYNGQEIIPLQFLKAVLPEPSSLGSTTRGKTNIGDIATGQKDGQQKTVYVYNICDHEDAYAETGNQAVSYTTGVPAMIGAAMMLTGAWKGEGVFNIEQFDPDPFMDMLNEHGLPWQVKELAAPLDF; from the coding sequence TTGAGCAAGGTTCTGGTCATTGGCGCGGGCGGCGTCGGGTCTGTCGCGGTTCACAAGATGGCGATGAACAGTGACATTTTCAGCCATATCACGCTCGCCAGCCGCCGCATCATCTCATGCGAGAAGGTGGCCGAATCGGTCAAGGCCCGCACCGGCGTCACTATCGACGTGGCGCAGGTCGACGCCGACAATGTCGAAGAAACCATCGCCCTGATCGAGAAGGTCCAGCCCAAGCTGGTCGTGAACCTGGCCCTGCCCTATCAGGATTTGGCGATCATGGACGCCTGCCTCGCAACCAAGGTCGACTATCTCGACACCGCCAATTACGAGCCGCGCGACACGCCCAAGTTCGAATATAGCTGGCAGTGGGCCTATCAGGAGCGCTTCAAGGAAGCGGGCATCATGGCGCTGCTGGGTTCGGGCTTCGACCCCGGCGTCACCAGCGTCTTTGCGAGCTACATCAAGAAGCATCTGCTCGACCGGATCGACACGCTCGACATTCTCGACTGCAATGGCGGCGACCATGGCCAGCATTTCGCCACCAACTTCAACCCGGAAATCAACATCCGCGAAGTCACCGCGCCCTCGCGCCACTGGGAAGGCGGCAAGTGGGTCGAAGGCCCGGCCCTGAAGCACAAGCAGGTGTTCGACTTCGAGTCTGTAGGGCAGAAGAACATGTACCTCATGTATCATGAGGAACTGGAATCGCTTGCCAAATTCTACCCGGAAATCAAGCGCATCCGTTTCTGGATGACCTTTGGCGATGCGTATCTGAAGCATCTCGAAGTGCTCCAGAATGTCGGCATGACCCGCATCGATCCGGTGATCTACAATGGGCAAGAAATCATCCCGCTTCAGTTCCTCAAGGCCGTGCTGCCCGAACCGTCGAGTCTGGGTTCGACCACCAGGGGCAAGACCAACATTGGCGACATCGCGACCGGCCAGAAGGACGGCCAGCAAAAGACCGTCTACGTCTACAACATCTGCGACCATGAGGACGCCTATGCCGAAACCGGCAATCAGGCAGTCAGCTACACCACCGGCGTCCCGGCGATGATCGGCGCGGCGATGATGCTGACGGGCGCATGGAAGGGAGAAGGCGTGTTCAACATCGAACAGTTCGATCCCGATCCCTTCATGGACATGCTGAACGAGCACGGCCTGCCCTGGCAGGTGAAGGAACTGGCCGCGCCGCTGGATTTTTAA
- a CDS encoding GFA family protein, translating into MPYTGSCHCSAVTFTVAADAPTEAMSCNCSHCRRKGFLLTFVPADQFTLDSGADKLTDYQFYKHKITHQFCTVCGCQAFAQGKGPDGSTMQAINLRCVPSVDLDALSIKKVDGASF; encoded by the coding sequence ATGCCCTACACCGGAAGCTGCCACTGCAGCGCCGTCACCTTCACCGTAGCCGCCGACGCGCCGACCGAAGCGATGAGCTGCAACTGCTCCCATTGCCGCCGCAAGGGCTTCCTGCTGACCTTCGTGCCCGCCGACCAGTTCACCCTCGACAGCGGCGCGGACAAGCTGACCGACTATCAATTCTACAAGCACAAGATCACGCACCAGTTCTGCACCGTCTGCGGTTGCCAAGCTTTCGCGCAGGGCAAAGGCCCGGACGGCTCAACCATGCAGGCCATCAACCTGCGCTGCGTGCCCTCCGTCGATCTCGACGCGCTCAGCATCAAGAAAGTCGACGGCGCCAGCTTCTGA
- a CDS encoding N-formylglutamate amidohydrolase yields the protein MSEAYTEVDGGDLNILIIADHASAHVPDDVDLGIDAGLLNDHIAVDIGVAEVSVLLAEELRCKAVLGGVSRLVIDLNREDDAPGLLPVMSDGHVIPGNRHADLADRMIRFHHPYHHHVAWLLDGMSSPFLLSVHSFTPRLASDPDQKRPWDIGVLYNQDDRAARIAIPLLEAAGLKVGDQLPYSGKVLNATMNRHAEGNGIPYLGIEMRQDLVSDGEGQRRFAGILAPVVLECRSQLA from the coding sequence ATGAGCGAGGCGTATACCGAGGTCGACGGCGGTGATCTGAATATCCTGATCATTGCCGACCATGCTTCGGCGCATGTGCCCGATGACGTCGACCTGGGGATCGATGCCGGATTGCTGAACGATCATATCGCCGTCGACATCGGCGTGGCGGAGGTCAGCGTCCTGCTCGCCGAAGAATTGCGCTGCAAGGCCGTGCTGGGCGGCGTTTCCCGCCTCGTGATCGACCTCAACCGGGAGGATGACGCGCCGGGCCTGCTGCCGGTCATGAGCGACGGCCATGTCATTCCGGGCAACCGCCATGCCGACCTGGCGGATCGGATGATCCGTTTCCACCATCCCTATCATCATCATGTCGCATGGCTGCTGGACGGCATGTCGTCTCCGTTCCTCCTGTCCGTCCACAGCTTCACGCCCCGGCTGGCCAGCGATCCCGATCAGAAGCGCCCCTGGGATATCGGCGTCCTTTATAACCAGGACGACAGGGCGGCGCGGATCGCCATCCCTTTGCTGGAGGCGGCGGGGCTCAAGGTGGGGGACCAACTGCCCTATTCGGGCAAGGTATTAAACGCCACGATGAACCGCCATGCGGAGGGCAATGGCATCCCCTATCTGGGTATAGAGATGCGGCAGGATCTGGTCAGCGATGGAGAAGGACAAAGGCGTTTTGCCGGAATATTGGCTCCCGTCGTGCTGGAATGCCGCAGCCAGCTTGCCTGA
- a CDS encoding 4-(cytidine 5'-diphospho)-2-C-methyl-D-erythritol kinase translates to MPHVDAEAPAACPADAGELVETAFAKINLALHVRHKRADGYHALESLFAFTELGDRLSGRIRADGMIGLDIDGPFGHSLDAGPDNLVIKAARALQAHLGEGFGADLRLSKILPVASGIGGGSADAAATLRLLRRLWNAPVAGETLERIALTLGSDVPACVSSVSQMVRGRGEVLQRQAIAGLSAMPILLVNPGVAVSTAQIFSGWDRVDRGPLEATDLEQLIAAGRNDLEAPAMAAAPVIADVLAALRACDGVRLARMSGSGATCFALFETDRHRATAAERLRADHGAWWVAETRIRTA, encoded by the coding sequence ATGCCGCACGTTGACGCGGAAGCGCCCGCCGCCTGCCCGGCGGATGCGGGCGAACTGGTCGAAACCGCTTTTGCCAAGATCAATCTGGCGCTGCACGTCCGGCATAAGCGGGCGGACGGCTATCATGCGCTCGAAAGCCTGTTCGCCTTTACCGAATTGGGGGACAGGCTGTCGGGTCGTATTCGGGCTGACGGCATGATCGGGCTGGATATTGACGGCCCCTTTGGTCATTCCTTGGACGCGGGGCCCGACAATCTGGTGATAAAGGCGGCACGCGCATTGCAAGCCCATTTGGGGGAAGGCTTTGGCGCTGATCTCAGGTTGAGCAAGATTTTGCCGGTCGCATCGGGCATTGGCGGAGGTTCCGCCGATGCTGCCGCTACCCTTCGATTGCTCAGGCGGCTCTGGAATGCGCCGGTGGCTGGCGAGACGCTGGAACGGATCGCGCTGACGCTCGGTTCGGACGTTCCCGCTTGCGTCAGCAGCGTTTCGCAGATGGTGCGAGGACGGGGGGAAGTGTTGCAGCGGCAGGCGATCGCGGGGCTGTCCGCTATGCCGATCTTGCTCGTCAATCCGGGCGTCGCCGTTTCCACCGCGCAGATTTTCAGCGGCTGGGATCGGGTGGATCGCGGCCCATTGGAGGCAACCGATCTGGAGCAATTGATTGCCGCTGGACGGAACGATCTGGAGGCTCCAGCCATGGCAGCGGCTCCGGTCATTGCGGATGTGCTGGCAGCATTGAGAGCGTGCGATGGAGTGCGCCTCGCCCGCATGTCGGGGTCTGGCGCGACCTGCTTCGCGCTGTTCGAAACGGATCGTCACAGGGCTACGGCAGCGGAGAGGCTGCGTGCCGACCATGGCGCATGGTGGGTCGCGGAAACGAGGATCAGGACGGCATGA
- a CDS encoding class I SAM-dependent RNA methyltransferase: MTEIDTDIIVRIAAKGDGVTANGRHVPLTAPGDRIAADGSILWGPHHVDPPCVHFPICGGCELQHIDDASYADFVTARVAGALAGQGVEPGRLLSPHISPPQARRRASLRASRQGRKIVIGFAESGSHMLVDLTMCEILDPALFALLAPLRTLCGIILPDKRAAHVRMSLTDQGVDLLLEGVRIEGLAADEALLAFAQEHALARLTIDEGDGPQTRWEPEPVTVSFGGVPVAFPPFAFLQATPDGEAALVHDAQQAMPSEGAIADLFCGLGTFALALGQSRPVYAAEAARDLILSLKSAANRAQRRMVADHRDLFRRPLTPAEINRFAGIVIDPPRAGAREQVMQLAASNAPVIAYISCNPASFARDAVHLIAGGYRLESVRPVGQFRWSTHVELVGIFRRG, encoded by the coding sequence GTGACCGAAATCGACACTGACATCATCGTCCGCATCGCGGCCAAAGGGGACGGCGTGACCGCCAATGGCCGCCATGTTCCGCTGACCGCGCCGGGCGACCGGATCGCGGCTGACGGCAGCATTTTGTGGGGGCCGCATCATGTCGACCCGCCGTGCGTGCACTTTCCGATCTGCGGCGGGTGCGAACTTCAGCATATCGACGATGCGAGCTATGCCGATTTCGTGACGGCCCGCGTCGCCGGAGCCCTGGCCGGGCAGGGCGTGGAGCCCGGCAGGCTCCTGTCGCCGCATATCTCGCCTCCACAGGCCCGACGCCGTGCTTCCCTCAGGGCCAGCAGGCAGGGGCGGAAAATCGTCATCGGCTTTGCGGAATCAGGCAGTCATATGCTGGTCGACCTGACGATGTGCGAAATACTCGATCCCGCGCTGTTCGCTCTGCTGGCGCCGCTCAGGACGTTGTGCGGGATCATCCTTCCGGACAAGCGCGCCGCGCATGTCCGCATGTCGCTGACCGATCAGGGCGTCGACCTGCTGCTGGAAGGGGTACGGATCGAGGGGCTCGCCGCCGACGAGGCGCTGCTGGCCTTCGCGCAGGAGCATGCGCTGGCCCGGCTGACCATCGATGAGGGGGATGGTCCGCAGACCCGGTGGGAGCCGGAACCCGTCACGGTCAGCTTTGGCGGCGTGCCGGTCGCTTTCCCGCCCTTCGCCTTTCTTCAGGCAACGCCGGACGGCGAAGCCGCGCTGGTCCATGATGCGCAGCAAGCCATGCCGTCAGAGGGCGCCATTGCCGATCTTTTCTGCGGGCTCGGCACATTCGCGTTGGCTCTGGGCCAGAGCCGGCCGGTCTACGCGGCGGAAGCGGCCCGCGATCTCATCCTCTCATTGAAATCAGCGGCGAACAGAGCGCAGCGGCGGATGGTGGCGGATCATCGGGACTTGTTCAGGCGGCCGCTGACGCCCGCGGAAATCAATCGTTTCGCAGGGATCGTCATCGATCCGCCTCGTGCCGGGGCGAGGGAACAAGTGATGCAGCTTGCTGCATCGAATGCGCCGGTCATCGCCTATATTTCCTGCAATCCGGCCAGCTTCGCGCGCGATGCCGTGCATCTGATCGCCGGAGGATACAGGCTGGAGAGTGTGCGCCCGGTCGGGCAGTTCCGCTGGTCGACCCATGTGGAACTGGTCGGGATTTTCCGGCGCGGATAG
- a CDS encoding cisplatin damage response ATP-dependent DNA ligase, with translation MRAFSQLLDGLVYTRSRNGKLDLIASYMAQAPDPDRGWALAALTGNLDLKAVKASTIAEMTRARVDPVLFEMSRDYVGDLAETVSLLWPKPADQSPEIDDGSLTLSAMVDRLHATSRAAAPDTLARMMDHLDASGRFALLKLATGGLRVGISARLAKTGFAQAFGLDVDDVEECWHALTPPYTPLFAWAEGKAERPDPAGTPFFRPFMLAHPLEAESVDLNHYAAEWKWDGIRIQIVGTPSETRLYSRAGDDITGSFPDIAQAFRHHAVLDGELLVKGEFQGGQTHGGAAASFNALQQRLGRKAVTAKMMDDYPAFVRLYDILLDADEDLRALPWEQRRARLETTVPQLDPQRFDISALIEASDFETLADLRAGARDAAIEGVMLKRRDSPYVAGRKAALWYKWKRDPLTADCVMMYAQRGHGKRSSFYSDYTFGCWTEEGELLPVGKAYSGFTDEELKWLDRFVRGNTINRFGPVREVEKSLVLEVAFDSIHESKRHKSGLAMRFPRIAHIRKDKPAHEADTVEGLKRLVS, from the coding sequence ATGCGCGCCTTCTCCCAACTGCTGGACGGCCTGGTCTACACACGTTCCCGCAACGGCAAGCTGGATCTTATCGCCAGCTATATGGCGCAGGCGCCTGATCCCGACCGTGGCTGGGCTCTCGCCGCCTTGACCGGCAATCTCGACCTGAAAGCCGTCAAGGCCTCCACCATAGCCGAAATGACCCGCGCCCGTGTCGATCCGGTCCTGTTCGAAATGAGCCGTGACTATGTCGGAGACCTGGCCGAAACCGTATCCCTCCTCTGGCCGAAACCCGCGGATCAGTCGCCGGAAATAGATGACGGCTCCCTCACCCTGTCGGCCATGGTCGACCGCCTCCATGCCACCAGCCGAGCCGCCGCCCCCGATACCCTGGCCCGGATGATGGATCATCTCGATGCGTCGGGCCGCTTCGCGCTGCTCAAGCTCGCCACCGGCGGCCTGCGCGTCGGCATCTCCGCCCGCCTCGCCAAGACCGGCTTCGCCCAAGCCTTCGGCCTCGATGTCGACGATGTGGAGGAATGCTGGCACGCCCTCACCCCGCCCTACACTCCTCTCTTCGCCTGGGCAGAAGGCAAGGCCGAGCGCCCCGACCCGGCAGGCACGCCCTTCTTCCGCCCCTTCATGCTCGCCCACCCTTTGGAAGCGGAAAGCGTCGACCTCAACCACTATGCCGCCGAGTGGAAATGGGACGGCATCCGCATCCAGATCGTCGGCACGCCCAGCGAGACCCGCCTCTACAGCCGCGCCGGAGACGACATCACCGGCAGCTTCCCCGACATAGCGCAGGCCTTCCGCCATCATGCGGTCCTCGACGGCGAACTGCTCGTCAAGGGCGAGTTTCAAGGCGGCCAAACCCACGGCGGCGCTGCGGCGAGCTTCAACGCCCTCCAGCAGCGCCTTGGCCGCAAGGCGGTGACGGCGAAGATGATGGACGACTATCCCGCCTTCGTCCGCCTCTACGACATATTGCTCGACGCCGACGAAGACCTGCGCGCGCTCCCCTGGGAACAACGCCGCGCGCGCCTTGAAACCACGGTGCCCCAGCTTGATCCACAGCGCTTCGACATTTCCGCTCTCATCGAAGCATCCGACTTTGAAACGCTGGCCGACCTGCGCGCAGGCGCCCGCGATGCCGCCATCGAAGGCGTGATGCTCAAGCGCCGCGACAGCCCCTATGTCGCGGGGCGCAAGGCGGCGCTCTGGTATAAATGGAAACGCGATCCGCTGACCGCCGACTGCGTGATGATGTACGCCCAGCGCGGCCACGGCAAACGCTCATCCTTCTATTCGGACTACACCTTTGGTTGCTGGACGGAGGAAGGCGAACTGCTGCCGGTTGGAAAAGCCTATAGCGGCTTCACCGACGAGGAACTGAAATGGCTGGACCGCTTCGTGCGGGGGAATACGATCAACCGCTTCGGTCCGGTGCGCGAGGTGGAAAAGTCGCTTGTGCTGGAGGTCGCGTTTGACAGCATCCACGAGAGCAAACGGCACAAATCGGGGCTGGCGATGCGCTTTCCCCGGATCGCGCATATTCGCAAAGACAAGCCTGCACATGAGGCGGATACGGTCGAGGGATTAAAGCGGTTGGTGAGTTAG
- a CDS encoding NAD(P)H-hydrate dehydratase yields MRNDAILTAAQMKEAEQAVIAAGVPEYALMERAGAAAAEIIWRAGGKRDLLVLCGPGNNGGDGFVIARLLRARGVPVRVAALGESRTDSSLKARAAWGAPVESLADAAPATQIVDALFGTGLSRGLDAEPAAKLRMLTERASFSYAVDLPSGVQTDTGELLSDVPVLGVCIALGALKPAHMLQPAAGCWQRLVCADIGIDVSGAQIHRLSPPQLHQPGSFAHKYSRGLVVVIGGEMGGAGLLASQAAARAGAGMVRHIVQDRDHGGPGAIVTHRADDAADVARSVNDSRIKAVLVGPGLGRDGGASDRLKPALAAGHPLVLDADALFLLAEEGLDAIPPGSILTPHEGEFARLFGDLPGSKIDRALEAAKRSRAILIYKGSDSVIAAPDGRAVLSSVSSSWLSTAGTGDVLAGLVAGRLAGTGDGFLAACEALWLHGEAARRAGAAFIADDLLVELPAAIACRL; encoded by the coding sequence ATGCGGAATGATGCGATCCTGACAGCGGCGCAGATGAAGGAGGCGGAACAGGCGGTCATCGCCGCTGGTGTCCCGGAATATGCACTGATGGAGAGGGCAGGCGCCGCTGCGGCGGAGATCATCTGGCGAGCGGGTGGAAAGCGTGATCTGCTGGTCCTGTGCGGTCCGGGCAATAATGGCGGTGACGGCTTCGTGATCGCGCGGCTGCTGCGGGCGCGGGGCGTGCCGGTTCGCGTCGCGGCCCTGGGCGAAAGCCGCACGGACTCCAGTCTCAAGGCGCGTGCGGCCTGGGGAGCGCCTGTCGAGTCCCTTGCCGACGCCGCGCCTGCGACGCAGATTGTGGACGCGCTGTTCGGTACGGGCCTGTCGCGTGGATTGGACGCGGAGCCAGCAGCAAAATTGCGCATGCTCACGGAACGGGCAAGTTTCAGCTATGCCGTGGATCTGCCGAGCGGGGTCCAGACGGATACGGGTGAATTGCTCTCCGACGTGCCGGTATTGGGGGTCTGCATTGCCTTGGGCGCGCTCAAGCCGGCCCATATGCTGCAACCGGCGGCAGGCTGCTGGCAGAGGCTGGTCTGCGCCGATATCGGCATCGATGTGTCCGGCGCGCAAATACACCGGCTTTCGCCACCGCAATTGCATCAGCCGGGATCCTTCGCGCACAAATATAGCCGAGGGCTGGTGGTTGTGATCGGCGGCGAAATGGGCGGGGCGGGCCTGCTCGCCAGCCAGGCAGCCGCTCGCGCAGGGGCAGGCATGGTCCGTCACATCGTTCAGGATAGGGATCATGGAGGACCGGGCGCTATCGTCACCCATCGCGCCGATGATGCTGCCGATGTCGCGAGATCGGTGAATGATTCCAGGATCAAGGCGGTTCTGGTCGGACCGGGACTAGGACGTGACGGCGGCGCTTCAGACAGGCTGAAACCGGCACTCGCTGCCGGTCATCCGCTCGTCCTGGATGCCGATGCATTATTCCTGCTGGCGGAGGAAGGGTTGGATGCCATTCCGCCCGGCTCGATCCTGACGCCCCATGAGGGCGAATTCGCCCGGCTGTTCGGAGATTTGCCGGGCAGCAAGATCGACCGGGCGCTGGAGGCGGCAAAGCGCTCCCGCGCAATCCTGATCTACAAGGGAAGCGACAGCGTCATTGCCGCACCAGACGGGCGCGCCGTCCTGTCTTCGGTCAGTTCCTCCTGGCTTTCGACGGCGGGAACCGGGGATGTTCTGGCAGGTCTGGTTGCCGGGCGGCTCGCCGGCACTGGCGACGGGTTCCTGGCGGCATGCGAAGCGCTATGGCTGCACGGGGAGGCGGCACGGCGGGCTGGCGCGGCTTTCATTGCGGATGATTTGCTTGTGGAGCTGCCAGCGGCTATCGCCTGCCGCCTGTAA
- a CDS encoding carboxynorspermidine decarboxylase yields METKAGDPAAFAHFDLNRVPSPAFVVDEAAIRRNLSVLRDIRDRAGIKVLGALKAFSMWSLGGVVAEYLDGVCASGIYEARLGREEYVGPHGDKEVATYCAAYKPEDLAEILKISNHVIFNSPGQIARLKPVIDDARKNGVNFDIGLRINPLHAEGEVPKYDPSQPHSRLGFSIDQLRAEHLEGVDGLHVHNLCEQDFLPLERTWAAIASRVMPHVGGLKWLNFGGGHHVTRSDYQIDDLIAFLHRIKAATSLELYIEPGEAMALDAGILVGEILDVIDNGMPVAITDISATCHMPDVIEAPYRPAMLHEETEGQPTRLGGPSCLAGDIIGDYRVPGGATPGRRIAFLDQAHYSMVKTNTFNGVPLPSIWLWNSETDELKQIRQFSYEDFKSRLS; encoded by the coding sequence ATGGAAACCAAAGCCGGCGATCCCGCCGCCTTCGCGCATTTCGACCTGAACCGCGTCCCTTCGCCCGCCTTCGTGGTGGATGAGGCAGCGATACGCCGCAACCTCAGTGTCCTACGCGACATCCGCGACCGCGCAGGCATCAAGGTGCTGGGCGCGCTCAAGGCCTTCTCCATGTGGTCCCTCGGGGGCGTCGTCGCGGAATATCTCGACGGCGTCTGCGCCTCCGGCATCTACGAAGCCCGCCTCGGCCGCGAGGAATATGTCGGCCCCCATGGAGACAAGGAGGTCGCAACCTACTGCGCCGCCTACAAGCCCGAAGACCTGGCCGAAATCCTCAAAATCTCCAACCATGTCATCTTCAACAGCCCCGGCCAGATCGCCCGCCTGAAACCCGTCATCGACGATGCGCGAAAGAACGGTGTGAACTTCGACATCGGCCTGCGCATCAACCCCCTCCATGCCGAGGGCGAAGTGCCCAAATATGACCCCTCGCAGCCGCACAGCCGCCTGGGCTTTTCCATCGACCAACTCCGCGCCGAGCATCTGGAGGGCGTCGACGGCCTCCACGTCCACAATCTCTGCGAGCAGGATTTCCTGCCGCTGGAGCGCACCTGGGCCGCAATCGCATCCCGCGTCATGCCCCATGTCGGCGGCCTCAAATGGCTGAACTTCGGCGGCGGCCACCACGTCACCCGCTCCGACTATCAGATCGACGACCTGATAGCCTTTCTGCATCGCATCAAGGCGGCAACGAGCCTGGAACTCTATATCGAGCCCGGCGAAGCCATGGCGCTCGACGCAGGCATCCTGGTCGGAGAAATACTCGACGTGATCGACAACGGCATGCCGGTGGCGATCACCGACATCTCCGCCACATGCCACATGCCCGATGTCATCGAAGCGCCCTACCGCCCCGCCATGCTGCACGAGGAAACGGAAGGCCAGCCCACCCGACTCGGTGGCCCCTCCTGCCTCGCCGGAGACATTATCGGTGACTATCGAGTCCCCGGCGGCGCGACTCCGGGGCGCCGCATCGCCTTCCTCGATCAGGCGCATTATTCGATGGTAAAGACCAATACATTCAATGGCGTGCCCTTGCCATCCATCTGGCTCTGGAACTCGGAAACCGACGAACTCAAGCAAATCCGCCAGTTTTCCTACGAGGACTTCAAGTCCCGTCTCTCCTGA
- a CDS encoding type III PLP-dependent enzyme has translation MHKHHSALGVATTLKPAAPVTLIRPQAAARAARFFAEKFPGRSLYAVKANPSPDLIRTLFACGITHFDVASIAEVRLVAETLEGQAKLCFMHPVKAEEAIAEAYHVHGVRTFSLDTMDELEKILRATDDATDLELCVRLRVSSEHSELSLASKFGAELGETRELLMATRQAADALGICFHVGSQAMSPQAYSDAIERVRAAIVDAAVTVDIIDVGGGFPSVYPGMEPPALEAYFDAIHRGFESLPVSYSSELWCEPGRALSAEYSSVVVRVERRRGTELYINDGAYGALFDAAHIGWRFPVALLREEESEAELTGFSFYGPTCDDMDHMVGPFMLPEDVQAGDYIEIGMLGAYGAAMRTGFNGFTSEAVIEVEDEPMASLYVDAVPARRRATVIKLG, from the coding sequence TTGCACAAGCATCATAGCGCGCTGGGGGTAGCGACCACCCTCAAACCGGCAGCACCGGTAACGCTTATTCGTCCCCAGGCTGCTGCCCGGGCCGCCCGATTCTTCGCGGAGAAGTTTCCGGGGCGCTCGCTCTATGCGGTCAAGGCGAATCCGTCTCCCGATCTGATCCGTACGCTGTTCGCTTGCGGGATCACGCATTTCGATGTGGCCTCGATCGCGGAAGTGCGCCTCGTCGCGGAGACTCTCGAGGGTCAGGCGAAACTCTGCTTCATGCACCCGGTCAAGGCCGAGGAAGCAATTGCAGAGGCTTACCATGTCCATGGCGTGCGTACCTTCTCGCTCGACACGATGGACGAGCTGGAAAAGATTCTGCGCGCCACAGACGATGCGACCGACCTGGAGCTGTGCGTGCGTCTGCGCGTTTCGTCCGAGCATTCGGAACTCAGCCTTGCGTCCAAATTCGGCGCTGAACTGGGCGAAACCCGCGAACTGCTGATGGCCACCCGCCAGGCGGCCGATGCGCTGGGCATCTGCTTCCATGTCGGTAGCCAGGCCATGTCCCCGCAAGCCTATAGCGACGCCATCGAGCGCGTCCGCGCGGCGATCGTGGACGCGGCCGTCACGGTCGACATCATCGATGTCGGCGGCGGCTTCCCGTCGGTCTACCCCGGTATGGAACCGCCTGCGCTGGAAGCTTATTTCGACGCGATCCATCGCGGCTTCGAAAGCCTCCCGGTCAGCTATTCGTCGGAACTGTGGTGCGAGCCCGGCCGCGCTTTGTCGGCGGAGTATAGCTCGGTCGTCGTGCGCGTGGAGCGTCGTCGCGGCACCGAACTCTACATCAATGACGGCGCCTATGGCGCGCTGTTCGATGCGGCGCATATTGGCTGGCGCTTCCCTGTTGCCCTGCTGCGCGAGGAAGAGAGCGAGGCGGAACTGACCGGCTTCTCCTTCTACGGCCCGACCTGCGACGATATGGACCATATGGTCGGCCCCTTCATGCTGCCGGAAGATGTGCAGGCGGGCGACTATATCGAGATCGGGATGCTCGGCGCCTATGGCGCGGCGATGCGCACCGGTTTCAACGGCTTCACGTCCGAAGCGGTTATCGAGGTCGAGGATGAGCCCATGGCCAGCCTCTATGTCGACGCCGTCCCGGCCCGCCGTCGCGCAACTGTCATCAAACTGGGGTAG